A DNA window from Pedobacter africanus contains the following coding sequences:
- a CDS encoding dienelactone hydrolase family protein, with the protein MDQKIINLYDEYTHSGISRKDFMKKLAVLTGSTALALSVLPLLENNYAAAAAASVNEEELETGTITYKGADGDIKAFLAKPKNTTQLGCVVVIHENRGLNPHIIEVTKRVATEGFIALGIDALSPFGGTPADEDKGRELIGKLDPEKNLQNYLLGLDYLRSRKDGNGKTGCIGFCWGGGMANKLAIADPKLLAAVAYYGAQGKAEDAGKIKASLMLHYGGLDERINAGIPAYETALKQHNIDYKLFIYEGVNHAFNNDTSPTRYNEAAARLAWKRSMDLFRDKLS; encoded by the coding sequence ATGGATCAGAAAATCATTAACCTATACGACGAATACACACATAGTGGTATCAGCAGAAAAGATTTCATGAAAAAACTTGCTGTCCTCACCGGAAGCACTGCCCTTGCTTTATCTGTTTTGCCCTTACTGGAGAACAATTACGCAGCAGCAGCAGCAGCCAGTGTTAACGAAGAGGAGCTTGAAACAGGCACAATTACCTATAAGGGTGCTGACGGTGATATAAAAGCATTTCTGGCAAAACCCAAAAACACAACCCAATTGGGTTGTGTAGTAGTTATACATGAAAACCGGGGATTAAACCCGCACATCATTGAAGTGACCAAAAGAGTAGCTACCGAAGGTTTTATTGCCCTGGGGATTGATGCACTATCACCTTTTGGGGGCACTCCGGCAGATGAGGACAAAGGCCGCGAGCTGATCGGTAAGCTGGATCCTGAAAAGAACCTGCAGAATTATCTGCTGGGCCTCGACTATTTACGCAGCAGGAAAGACGGAAATGGTAAAACAGGTTGCATAGGATTTTGCTGGGGCGGGGGTATGGCCAATAAACTGGCCATTGCTGATCCAAAATTACTGGCCGCTGTTGCTTATTATGGTGCACAGGGCAAAGCTGAAGACGCCGGCAAGATCAAAGCGAGCCTGATGCTCCACTATGGCGGCCTGGATGAAAGGATCAACGCAGGGATCCCTGCCTATGAAACTGCTTTAAAGCAGCACAACATTGATTATAAATTATTTATATACGAAGGTGTAAACCACGCGTTCAACAATGATACTTCGCCAACCCGCTACAATGAGGCCGCAGCCAGGCTGGCGTGGAAAAGAAGCATGGACCTTTTCAGGGATAAATTATCCTAA
- the pbpC gene encoding penicillin-binding protein 1C translates to MLKAHKTILFTDLSFLALILIFLFALPSKLFRAPTSYVVEAINGELLSAAIASDGQWRFPLADSVPEKFMRCIVAFEDKRFYDHPGVDALAMARAMRQNLKAKAVVSGGSTLTMQVIRLSRRENRTLLQKLIELLLALRLELTNSKTDILKLYAANAPFGSNVVGLEAASWRYFGRRPESLSWGEMATLAVLPNSPSLVHPGKNSPRLIQKRNDLLDKLAVLGFIDQVTANLSKLEPIPGKPQALPQYAPHLLNRFKKEYASLAKRKTGTRVTSTIDYDLQLKINALLKRYNNRYRANDINNISTLVLDVKNGSVRSYVGNIYQPENKELESHVDMITAARSPGSTLKPLLYASMLNDGFILPRTLIPDIPTQIGGYSPQNYDLGYDGAIPADKALSRSLNIPAVKLLQNYKYQRFYDKLKKMGFSTLNKPADHYGLSLILGGSEVTMWDLARTYMGMARTLNHFNDYRGKYNPHDYDSPVYINQKRDTRFDEYELQLNSVLDFGSIWNTFNAMEEVMRPGEEGLWEQFSSSQRLAWKTGTSFGFRDAWAIGLNPDYVVCVWVGNADGEGRPGLTGIDVAAPVMFDIFKLLPNSKWFQAPKNKLKKMRVCRQSGYKAGEYCKEVIEELVAPAGEKTALCPYHKLVHLDRTGTYRVTDACEAPADMQHIPWFILPPAMEYYYKIKNSDYKSLPPFKPGCESTEQHYVMDMIYPKNNASIYVPVEFDGTRGKVVLNATHRNADAKIYWHIDGEYVATTKTYHQLAVSPAPGKHTLTLVDENGERLVQTFLILDKN, encoded by the coding sequence ATGCTGAAAGCACATAAAACTATACTTTTTACAGATCTGTCCTTTCTGGCTTTGATACTGATATTCCTGTTTGCATTACCTTCGAAGCTGTTCAGGGCGCCTACTTCTTATGTGGTTGAAGCGATAAATGGCGAATTGCTGAGTGCTGCGATTGCCAGTGATGGGCAATGGCGCTTTCCTCTGGCTGATAGTGTTCCCGAAAAGTTTATGCGGTGCATTGTTGCTTTTGAAGATAAACGTTTTTACGATCATCCGGGCGTGGATGCCCTGGCCATGGCCAGGGCAATGCGGCAAAACCTGAAGGCTAAAGCTGTGGTTAGCGGGGGCAGTACGCTTACGATGCAGGTGATCCGTTTGTCGAGGCGTGAAAACCGGACGCTATTGCAGAAGCTGATTGAGCTGCTGCTGGCGCTGCGGCTGGAACTTACCAATTCCAAAACCGATATCCTGAAACTGTATGCCGCCAATGCACCCTTTGGCAGCAATGTGGTTGGACTGGAGGCCGCCTCCTGGCGTTATTTCGGGCGCAGACCCGAAAGTTTGTCCTGGGGCGAGATGGCCACGTTAGCGGTCTTGCCTAACAGCCCCTCTTTGGTTCATCCAGGCAAAAACTCGCCTCGCCTGATCCAGAAAAGAAATGATCTGCTCGACAAACTGGCCGTTCTGGGTTTTATAGACCAGGTTACCGCTAACCTGTCCAAACTGGAACCCATTCCGGGAAAACCCCAGGCCTTACCCCAATACGCCCCTCACCTGCTCAACCGCTTCAAAAAAGAGTATGCTTCACTGGCTAAACGTAAAACGGGGACCAGGGTTACTTCCACAATTGATTATGATCTGCAATTGAAGATAAACGCATTACTGAAAAGGTACAATAACCGGTACAGGGCCAACGACATCAATAACATTTCAACTCTGGTGCTGGATGTGAAAAATGGTTCCGTACGCAGTTATGTAGGCAATATTTATCAGCCAGAGAACAAGGAACTGGAAAGTCATGTAGATATGATTACAGCGGCACGTAGTCCGGGTAGTACCTTAAAACCGCTTTTATATGCCAGTATGCTGAACGATGGATTTATCCTGCCCCGCACCCTGATTCCCGATATCCCTACGCAGATAGGTGGTTATTCTCCACAAAATTATGACCTGGGTTACGATGGTGCCATTCCGGCAGATAAGGCGTTGAGCCGTTCGCTGAACATACCTGCAGTTAAGCTGTTGCAGAACTATAAATACCAGCGCTTTTATGATAAGCTAAAAAAAATGGGCTTCAGTACGTTGAACAAGCCTGCCGATCATTATGGCTTGTCACTGATCCTGGGCGGTAGTGAAGTGACCATGTGGGATCTGGCGCGCACCTACATGGGTATGGCACGTACCTTAAACCATTTTAATGATTACCGCGGAAAGTACAATCCACACGATTATGACAGTCCGGTGTATATTAACCAGAAGCGGGACACCCGTTTTGATGAATATGAACTGCAGTTAAATTCGGTACTCGACTTTGGCTCGATATGGAATACTTTTAATGCGATGGAAGAAGTAATGCGGCCTGGCGAGGAAGGTTTATGGGAACAGTTCTCTTCTTCGCAGCGGCTGGCCTGGAAAACCGGGACCAGTTTTGGGTTCAGGGATGCCTGGGCCATTGGATTGAATCCCGATTACGTAGTATGCGTATGGGTGGGCAATGCCGATGGCGAGGGTCGGCCTGGATTAACGGGGATCGATGTGGCTGCTCCGGTGATGTTCGATATTTTTAAGCTGCTGCCGAATAGCAAATGGTTTCAGGCTCCTAAAAATAAACTGAAGAAAATGCGGGTATGCCGGCAAAGCGGCTATAAGGCAGGCGAGTATTGTAAGGAGGTAATTGAGGAACTGGTTGCGCCTGCAGGAGAAAAAACAGCGCTTTGTCCCTACCACAAGCTGGTCCATCTTGACCGTACCGGAACCTATCGGGTAACGGATGCATGTGAGGCACCTGCCGATATGCAGCATATACCCTGGTTTATCCTGCCTCCGGCGATGGAGTATTATTATAAGATCAAGAATAGCGATTATAAATCGCTGCCCCCTTTTAAGCCTGGCTGCGAAAGCACTGAACAGCATTATGTGATGGATATGATCTATCCAAAGAACAACGCCAGTATTTACGTACCGGTCGAGTTTGATGGAACAAGAGGTAAAGTCGTGCTAAATGCTACCCATCGCAATGCGGATGCGAAAATTTACTGGCATATTGACGGTGAATACGTGGCTACCACCAAAACCTACCATCAACTGGCAGTAAGCCCTGCTCCGGGAAAACATACACTCACATTGGTAGACGAAAACGGGGAAAGGCTGGTTCAGACCTTCCTTATTCTGGATAAGAATTAG
- a CDS encoding lysoplasmalogenase, whose product MLKKYLGFNLLFALIFILQIASGFISSPYLACLSKPAIVISLLLMLARSTRLKGRFHKRIFTGLIFALAGDVLLMYAVKQESYFIYGLVAFLLCHVFYTSAFYLDFKSVPELDKKGARIAILCCAIVSISFYFFLRPHLAAMKLPVMIYVLAISMMAMMACFRNQRVNTFSFRLILFGAICFMLSDALLAYNKFVAPFHYAGTWIMATYMIAQYLVTLGAAERKLLHNNR is encoded by the coding sequence ATGCTAAAAAAATACCTGGGTTTTAACCTCTTGTTTGCACTGATTTTTATCCTGCAGATCGCTTCAGGATTTATCAGCAGCCCATATCTGGCCTGTCTTAGCAAGCCAGCCATCGTAATTTCCCTGCTGCTGATGCTTGCCCGGAGCACCCGCTTAAAAGGGCGTTTCCATAAACGTATTTTTACCGGACTGATCTTTGCCCTGGCAGGCGACGTATTGCTCATGTATGCTGTAAAGCAGGAGTCTTATTTTATATATGGACTTGTAGCTTTCCTGCTTTGTCATGTTTTTTATACCAGCGCCTTTTATCTCGACTTCAAATCTGTGCCTGAACTGGACAAGAAAGGGGCCAGGATAGCCATTCTATGCTGTGCTATTGTCAGCATCAGCTTTTATTTTTTTCTTCGCCCACACCTGGCTGCCATGAAACTCCCGGTGATGATCTATGTGCTGGCCATCAGTATGATGGCGATGATGGCCTGTTTCCGTAACCAAAGGGTCAACACGTTTAGTTTCAGGCTCATCCTTTTTGGCGCCATATGTTTTATGCTGTCTGATGCCCTACTGGCCTACAACAAATTTGTTGCCCCATTCCATTACGCAGGTACCTGGATCATGGCAACCTATATGATTGCCCAATACCTGGTTACCCTTGGTGCGGCCGAACGAAAATTGCTGCACAACAATCGCTAA
- the spt gene encoding serine palmitoyltransferase: MRKKLHDRIAAFKDATAIKEKGLYPYFRAIESGQDTEVMIDGKKVLMFGSNSYLGLTNHPKIKEASKAAIDKYGTGCAGSRFLNGTLDIHIELERRLATYVGKEAAVLFSTGFQVNLGVISCLLDRNDYLILDEYDHASIIDGSRLSFSRSIKYAHNDMDDLRKKLSRLPEDAAKLIVADGIFSMEGDLVNLPEIVSIADEFGANIMMDDAHSLGVIGLNGAGTASHFGLTDKVDLIMGTFSKSLASLGGFIAGTEETIEFVKHRARSLMFSASMPPGAVASVIAALDIIEAEPERIDKLWANTNHAKKLLVEAGFDIGHTDSPIIPVYIRDNDKTFLVTNILNQNGIFVNPVVSPAVPSDSSLIRFSLMATHTFEQIEEAVEKLSAAAKEVQVKSFQETI; encoded by the coding sequence ATGCGCAAAAAATTACACGATAGGATAGCAGCTTTTAAAGATGCTACGGCAATTAAGGAAAAAGGTTTATACCCATATTTCCGTGCAATAGAATCAGGTCAGGACACAGAAGTAATGATAGATGGGAAGAAGGTGCTGATGTTTGGCTCTAACTCCTATCTTGGGCTGACTAACCACCCTAAAATTAAAGAAGCCTCCAAAGCTGCAATTGATAAATATGGCACAGGATGTGCCGGTTCAAGATTTTTAAACGGTACACTCGACATTCATATTGAACTGGAGCGCAGACTTGCTACCTATGTAGGGAAAGAAGCTGCAGTATTGTTTAGCACCGGTTTCCAGGTAAACCTGGGCGTCATCTCCTGCTTGCTTGACAGGAACGATTACCTCATTCTGGATGAATATGACCATGCTTCTATCATCGATGGAAGCCGGCTATCCTTCTCGCGCTCCATAAAATATGCGCATAACGATATGGACGACCTGCGCAAAAAACTGAGCAGGCTCCCTGAAGATGCTGCAAAACTGATTGTTGCCGATGGAATATTCAGTATGGAGGGTGACCTCGTGAACTTACCTGAGATTGTAAGCATAGCAGATGAATTTGGCGCAAACATCATGATGGACGATGCCCATAGCTTAGGGGTGATCGGGCTGAACGGAGCAGGTACTGCTTCTCATTTCGGACTCACAGATAAGGTTGACCTGATTATGGGTACTTTTAGTAAATCGCTGGCCTCTTTGGGCGGTTTCATTGCAGGAACAGAAGAGACCATTGAATTTGTAAAACACCGGGCGCGCTCTTTAATGTTCAGTGCAAGTATGCCTCCTGGTGCTGTGGCTAGCGTAATTGCCGCGCTTGATATCATTGAAGCTGAACCTGAGCGTATCGATAAGCTTTGGGCCAATACCAATCATGCCAAGAAACTGCTTGTGGAAGCAGGATTTGATATCGGACATACAGACAGCCCGATTATTCCGGTTTATATCAGGGATAACGACAAGACTTTCCTGGTGACCAATATCCTGAACCAGAACGGCATTTTTGTAAACCCTGTGGTATCTCCTGCGGTGCCATCTGATTCTTCATTGATCAGGTTCTCGCTGATGGCCACCCATACTTTTGAACAGATTGAAGAAGCGGTAGAAAAACTGTCGGCCGCGGCCAAAGAAGTACAGGTAAAGTCGTTTCAGGAAACCATTTAA
- a CDS encoding RNA recognition motif domain-containing protein has product MKIFITGLPLEVGEDELTAVFGDFGQVKSLRIIKDRETGQSRGFGFVEMPVEEEAKEAIRCMNGGDYNGNRIKVAEAQEKPNTGAGAGNGFRRNNRTEKSY; this is encoded by the coding sequence ATGAAGATATTTATTACAGGCCTTCCTTTAGAAGTAGGGGAAGATGAATTGACAGCCGTATTTGGTGATTTCGGTCAGGTAAAATCACTCAGGATTATCAAAGATCGGGAGACGGGTCAAAGTCGCGGATTTGGTTTTGTGGAAATGCCTGTAGAGGAAGAAGCAAAAGAAGCCATCAGATGCATGAACGGCGGCGACTACAACGGTAACCGTATTAAAGTGGCTGAAGCGCAGGAAAAACCAAACACCGGAGCTGGTGCTGGTAATGGCTTCAGACGCAACAACCGTACGGAAAAAAGCTACTAA
- a CDS encoding alpha-2-macroglobulin family protein, with the protein MESTKKRMLIGATAAVLIGIGAFFFFKKERPKDYNQQYSKYIEAYTSGTVSKKSFIRVHLANEVKTVSDVGVADSRDLFSFSPSVKGKTYWIDAQTLEFRPEENLKSGENYEATFNLGKLLETEAGLEEFEFDFKVIAPGMHLMQNGLVSQNNTSLDYMKLSGEITTSDQEDTKQIEKALEVDFSAPLKVKWQHDPARNTSVFTVDSIKKTGKENQLKLNWSGSPIGAEGKGTETVTVPAFGVFKVLDIRAVQDLEDFALVQFSEPVGVGQDLNGLISLAAQSDLRYTIDGSQVKIYAPVTLEGNYTLTVNESVENINAKKLQAGKTANIIFENKLPSVVIAGSGTIIPNSGKLVLPFEAVNLRAVDVTIIKIYENNIPQFFQTNNYKDGGELRRVGKPVIQKTIRLDEDKALDLHKKHRFTLDLDKIIRTEPGAMYRVTIGFRHTYNVYKCAEVDDAAEGGGDDYERYGEKIDEDDEFWERYNSYYPNNYRWEDRDNPCTPSYYTNERWASRNLMASNIGLIAKRGNDNSMLIVATDLLTAKTLSGVTLELLDYQRQVIHTVKTDGDGMASFELKRKPFLLVAKNGDERGYLKLDDGNSLPLSRFDVGGDVVQNGLKGYIYGERGVWRPGDSVFLSFVMEDKLKKLPGNYPVTFELYNPQGQLIKRTINGKPLNGFYAFRTATESTSPTGNWLAKVKAGGATFSKTLKIETVMPNRLKINFDIGSRTYLGSGGPSTAALSANWLFGAPGKHLKAKVDVNLNTMQTTFKGFEAYTFDNPTVVFQSQVKTIFEGSLNENGMATVNTNLNENNSAPGMLKANFTTKVFEAGGNFSIDNFSIPYHVYSNYYGIKTPDGDKMSGMLLTGQDHKIDVVNVDRNGKLLAGSKSVEVELYKVQWRWWWEQDNENSYANFTQNSYNKLIKKEYISLSNGKGSWKIRIDEPEWGRYLVLVRDINGGHVTGKSVYIDWPGWAQREQGSNPTEASMLSFTANKTKFQVGEEVVLTIPSGNGGRALISIENGSKVLKTFWTDTKAGQTQFKFKAEKEMAPNVFANVTLLQPHAQTVNDLPIRMYGAIPLLVEDPQTILKPLIKMADKLRPETESSITVSEQNGKAMTYTIAIVDEGLLDLTRFKTPDPHSVFYAREGLGVKTWDLFDYVLGAWGGNLERILSIGGDGSINKNLNPAKANRFVPVVKYMGPFALGKGASQTHKFKLPQYIGSVRAMVVAGQDGAYGKAEKAVQVKKPLMLLATVPRVIGPGESFTLPATVFATEKNLKNVTLQLQPQNLLVQGLRTQQLVFKQPGEQMAYFEVKAPEMTGIAKIRLVAQSGTEKTAYDVELDIRNPNPFVTNVTSAVIEPGRNWGTTYVPVGMAGTNSGSVEVSSIPPINLKKRLSYLVQYPHGCVEQTTSGIFPQLFLSKLTPLTEQQKAGAERNLKAGITRLRNFQTADGGLGYWPGAGTSDEWGSTYAGHFLVEAQNAGYTMPVGMLDELLRYLKSKAANWSPNSNNFYGGDLSQSYRLYVLALAKRADMGAMNRLRGFQYLSVSAKWRLAAAYKLAGQTDAANNLIRGLAFEVQPYNQLGGTYGSDIRDEAMILETLTLLGRKAEAGKLVQSLAIKLGKDDWYSTQTTAYSLLSIAKFCGANTASSNLKFNYTIEGKKGSVNSNQFLSSTALSFKGGNGVVISNAGDRVLFVRLILEGQPAAGQNNFLPNNPEVLDMSISYKLLNGKPLNPALLKQGTDFYAEVVLKNPGRMGYYEQMALTQIFPSGWEIINTRVNDNESIIASSPYTYRDIRDDRVFTYFNLRENETVTYKVLLNASYIGRYYLSAVQCEAMYNNSISATEAGQWVQVVK; encoded by the coding sequence TACCAAGCAGATTGAAAAGGCCCTGGAAGTGGATTTCTCTGCACCGCTTAAGGTGAAATGGCAGCACGATCCGGCCAGGAATACCTCTGTTTTTACGGTCGACAGTATCAAAAAAACAGGTAAAGAAAACCAGCTGAAGTTGAACTGGTCGGGTAGTCCTATTGGTGCCGAAGGTAAAGGTACAGAGACGGTTACAGTACCAGCATTTGGTGTATTTAAAGTGCTGGACATCAGGGCTGTGCAGGACCTTGAAGATTTTGCCCTGGTACAGTTTTCAGAGCCGGTAGGTGTTGGGCAGGACCTGAACGGCCTGATATCCTTAGCTGCCCAGTCAGATTTGCGTTATACGATAGACGGCAGCCAGGTGAAAATCTACGCTCCTGTTACACTTGAGGGTAATTATACCCTAACTGTTAATGAAAGTGTAGAAAATATAAATGCCAAAAAGCTTCAGGCTGGCAAGACGGCCAATATCATTTTTGAAAATAAGCTGCCCTCTGTAGTTATAGCCGGCAGCGGTACCATCATCCCGAATTCAGGAAAACTGGTATTGCCTTTTGAAGCGGTAAATTTAAGGGCCGTGGATGTAACGATCATCAAGATCTACGAAAACAATATTCCTCAGTTTTTCCAGACCAATAATTATAAAGATGGAGGCGAACTTCGCCGTGTAGGTAAGCCTGTGATTCAGAAAACCATCCGGCTGGATGAAGATAAAGCACTTGATTTGCATAAAAAGCACCGTTTTACGCTTGATCTGGATAAGATCATCCGTACAGAACCTGGGGCGATGTACCGCGTTACCATCGGCTTCAGGCATACCTATAATGTATACAAATGCGCTGAAGTGGATGATGCTGCTGAAGGCGGTGGCGACGACTACGAACGTTATGGAGAGAAAATTGATGAAGACGATGAATTTTGGGAGCGTTACAACAGTTATTATCCGAACAATTACAGGTGGGAGGACAGAGATAACCCTTGTACCCCATCCTATTATACCAACGAGCGCTGGGCCAGTCGCAACCTGATGGCATCCAATATAGGATTGATTGCCAAGCGCGGAAACGACAACAGCATGTTAATCGTAGCTACAGATTTGCTGACAGCCAAGACGCTAAGCGGTGTAACCCTGGAACTGCTGGATTACCAGCGTCAGGTGATTCACACCGTAAAAACGGATGGCGACGGAATGGCTTCTTTTGAACTGAAAAGAAAACCTTTCCTGCTGGTGGCCAAAAATGGTGATGAGCGCGGCTACCTGAAACTGGACGATGGGAACTCCCTTCCGCTGAGCCGTTTTGATGTAGGCGGGGATGTGGTTCAGAATGGATTGAAGGGCTATATTTATGGAGAGCGTGGCGTATGGCGCCCCGGCGATTCGGTATTTCTTTCCTTTGTAATGGAAGACAAGCTGAAGAAACTTCCGGGAAATTACCCTGTTACATTTGAATTGTATAACCCTCAGGGGCAACTCATCAAAAGGACCATTAATGGTAAACCTTTAAATGGTTTCTATGCTTTTAGAACTGCTACAGAAAGCACATCCCCTACCGGCAACTGGCTGGCAAAAGTTAAGGCGGGCGGAGCTACTTTCTCTAAGACTCTAAAAATTGAAACCGTAATGCCGAACAGGCTGAAGATCAATTTTGATATCGGCAGCCGGACCTACCTGGGCTCTGGCGGGCCATCCACTGCTGCCCTATCAGCCAATTGGCTGTTTGGTGCCCCTGGCAAACATCTGAAAGCTAAAGTAGATGTGAACCTGAATACCATGCAAACCACCTTTAAAGGTTTTGAGGCTTATACTTTTGACAATCCGACAGTGGTGTTCCAGTCGCAGGTAAAAACCATTTTTGAAGGTTCGCTCAACGAGAATGGCATGGCAACGGTGAATACCAATTTAAATGAAAACAACAGTGCGCCTGGTATGCTGAAGGCCAATTTTACCACTAAGGTATTTGAGGCCGGGGGTAATTTTAGTATCGACAACTTCAGCATCCCTTATCATGTATACAGCAATTATTATGGCATAAAAACACCTGATGGTGACAAAATGAGCGGAATGCTGCTTACAGGGCAAGACCATAAGATTGATGTGGTGAATGTAGATCGTAATGGAAAATTGCTGGCGGGTAGTAAATCTGTTGAAGTGGAGCTGTATAAGGTACAATGGCGCTGGTGGTGGGAGCAGGATAACGAAAACTCCTATGCCAACTTTACCCAGAACTCCTACAATAAACTGATTAAAAAAGAATACATCAGCTTGTCTAACGGGAAAGGCAGCTGGAAAATAAGAATAGATGAACCTGAATGGGGCCGTTACCTCGTATTGGTAAGAGATATTAACGGCGGCCATGTAACGGGTAAATCTGTTTATATTGATTGGCCAGGATGGGCGCAGCGCGAGCAAGGCAGCAACCCTACCGAGGCTTCGATGCTTTCCTTCACTGCCAATAAAACCAAGTTCCAGGTGGGTGAAGAAGTCGTGCTGACCATACCTTCGGGCAATGGCGGCCGCGCCCTGATCTCGATCGAGAACGGCAGCAAGGTTTTGAAAACTTTCTGGACAGATACCAAAGCCGGGCAAACGCAGTTTAAGTTTAAGGCCGAAAAGGAAATGGCACCGAATGTTTTTGCCAACGTTACCCTGCTGCAGCCGCATGCGCAAACCGTAAACGATCTGCCGATCCGCATGTATGGGGCCATTCCATTATTGGTGGAAGACCCTCAGACGATCTTGAAACCCCTGATAAAGATGGCCGATAAACTGCGGCCTGAGACGGAGAGCAGCATTACCGTAAGCGAGCAGAACGGTAAGGCCATGACCTATACCATTGCCATAGTAGATGAAGGCTTACTGGACCTGACCAGATTTAAAACTCCTGACCCGCACAGCGTATTCTATGCCCGTGAAGGTTTGGGGGTTAAGACTTGGGATTTGTTTGATTATGTCCTTGGTGCCTGGGGTGGTAACCTGGAGCGCATTCTGAGTATTGGTGGTGATGGCAGCATCAATAAAAACCTGAACCCGGCTAAAGCCAACAGGTTTGTACCGGTAGTAAAATATATGGGGCCTTTTGCCTTGGGCAAGGGTGCTTCGCAAACGCATAAATTTAAACTGCCGCAATACATTGGCTCGGTCAGGGCAATGGTAGTGGCTGGTCAGGACGGTGCCTATGGTAAGGCTGAAAAGGCGGTTCAGGTGAAAAAGCCGCTGATGCTGCTGGCCACGGTACCAAGAGTGATTGGTCCGGGCGAAAGCTTTACCCTGCCTGCAACTGTGTTTGCTACTGAAAAGAACCTGAAAAACGTAACCCTGCAGTTACAGCCGCAGAATTTGCTGGTGCAGGGGCTCCGGACGCAGCAGCTGGTGTTTAAACAGCCAGGAGAGCAGATGGCTTATTTTGAGGTCAAGGCGCCTGAAATGACGGGTATTGCGAAAATTAGGTTGGTTGCCCAAAGCGGTACAGAGAAAACAGCCTATGATGTGGAACTGGATATCCGTAACCCTAATCCATTCGTAACCAATGTAACTTCGGCAGTGATAGAGCCCGGACGTAACTGGGGTACCACTTATGTTCCTGTAGGAATGGCGGGTACAAATTCTGGCAGTGTAGAGGTTTCGTCCATTCCGCCTATCAATCTTAAAAAGCGCCTCAGCTACCTGGTGCAGTATCCGCATGGTTGTGTAGAGCAGACTACCTCCGGAATCTTCCCGCAGTTGTTCCTAAGTAAGCTGACGCCGTTAACCGAGCAGCAGAAAGCCGGTGCTGAGCGAAATCTGAAAGCAGGGATCACCAGACTGCGTAATTTCCAGACCGCCGATGGCGGCCTGGGTTACTGGCCGGGAGCCGGTACATCCGACGAATGGGGAAGCACATATGCAGGTCATTTCCTGGTAGAGGCACAAAATGCAGGCTATACAATGCCGGTTGGAATGCTGGATGAACTGCTGCGTTACCTGAAATCGAAAGCAGCGAACTGGTCGCCCAACAGCAATAACTTCTACGGTGGTGACTTGTCACAGTCTTACCGCCTCTATGTATTGGCACTGGCAAAAAGGGCCGATATGGGCGCAATGAACAGGTTGCGTGGGTTTCAATATCTTTCAGTCAGTGCAAAATGGCGTTTGGCAGCGGCGTATAAACTGGCCGGACAAACGGATGCGGCAAATAACCTTATCCGTGGACTTGCCTTTGAAGTACAGCCATATAACCAACTTGGAGGCACTTATGGATCAGACATCAGGGATGAAGCCATGATCCTGGAAACCCTTACCTTGCTGGGCCGAAAGGCAGAAGCCGGAAAACTGGTGCAGTCGCTGGCCATAAAACTGGGTAAAGACGATTGGTACAGCACCCAGACAACGGCTTACAGCCTGCTGTCCATAGCCAAATTCTGCGGGGCAAATACTGCTTCCAGCAACCTGAAGTTCAATTACACCATAGAGGGTAAAAAAGGTAGTGTAAACTCCAATCAGTTCCTCAGCAGTACTGCTTTATCCTTTAAAGGAGGAAATGGCGTGGTGATCAGCAATGCGGGCGACAGGGTATTGTTTGTACGTTTGATACTGGAAGGGCAACCGGCGGCCGGACAAAATAACTTCCTGCCAAATAACCCTGAAGTGCTGGACATGAGCATCAGCTATAAATTGCTGAACGGCAAGCCGCTCAATCCGGCTTTACTGAAACAAGGCACAGATTTTTATGCGGAAGTGGTGCTTAAAAATCCAGGCCGTATGGGCTATTATGAACAGATGGCCTTAACACAGATTTTCCCTTCAGGCTGGGAGATCATCAATACCAGGGTAAACGACAATGAGAGCATTATTGCTTCTTCTCCTTATACTTACAGGGATATCAGGGATGACCGGGTATTTACCTATTTCAACCTGAGAGAGAACGAAACAGTAACCTATAAGGTATTGCTCAATGCCTCCTATATCGGCCGGTATTATTTGTCTGCCGTACAATGCGAGGCCATGTATAACAACAGCATTAGTGCTACCGAGGCTGGTCAGTGGGTTCAGGTTGTCAAATAA